A window from Planococcus maritimus encodes these proteins:
- a CDS encoding cytochrome P450 family protein, with protein sequence MNLHDQDEQKLFSPEFTKNPYPAYERLREEDPVHQVRFPDGQLGWLVTRYADAEAVLKDPRFIKDFSKLFGGSMDEMSVFAQNMLFSDPPDHKRLRGLAQKAFTPKMIEGMKPRIQEITDELLDGFEGQSTVNLIDEFAFPLPIIVICEILGVPSQDRDKFRIWSNSLIEGTSGEAGVSVYEHMNEFIHYLGDWFAQVRKEPGDDLISRLIEAEEAGDRLTEKELYGLVSLLIIAGHETTVNLIGNTVLTLLKHPEQQHELCVQPELIGPAIEESLRLNGPVEFSTSRWAAEEVEYGGKTIHRGDLVIVALNAANHDPEQFDHPELFDIHREKSAHLAFGKGIHFCLGAPLARLEGLTAIAGLLKRFPEMTLVVPEDQLEWRPGMIVRGVKELPLNLEKLQP encoded by the coding sequence ATGAACTTGCATGATCAAGACGAACAGAAATTATTCAGCCCCGAGTTCACCAAAAACCCTTACCCTGCCTACGAACGGCTGCGTGAAGAAGATCCCGTGCACCAGGTACGTTTTCCGGACGGGCAACTCGGATGGCTCGTGACGCGCTACGCGGATGCAGAAGCCGTACTGAAAGACCCGCGCTTTATCAAAGATTTTTCGAAGCTCTTTGGCGGCAGCATGGACGAGATGAGTGTATTCGCGCAGAATATGCTGTTTTCTGACCCACCGGACCATAAGCGGCTTCGGGGACTCGCGCAAAAAGCGTTTACGCCGAAAATGATTGAAGGCATGAAGCCACGCATCCAGGAAATCACAGACGAACTGCTCGATGGATTCGAAGGCCAATCGACTGTGAATTTAATCGATGAATTCGCCTTTCCGCTTCCGATCATTGTCATTTGCGAGATCTTAGGCGTGCCATCACAAGACCGCGATAAATTCCGCATTTGGTCGAACTCGCTTATCGAAGGAACGAGCGGCGAAGCGGGCGTCAGTGTCTATGAGCATATGAATGAATTTATTCACTACCTCGGCGATTGGTTCGCCCAAGTTCGGAAAGAACCGGGCGACGACCTGATTAGCCGCTTGATTGAAGCAGAAGAAGCGGGAGACCGGCTGACGGAAAAAGAATTATACGGTTTGGTCTCCCTGCTCATCATTGCGGGGCATGAAACGACCGTCAACTTGATCGGCAACACCGTGCTTACGCTTTTGAAGCATCCCGAACAGCAGCATGAATTATGCGTTCAGCCCGAGCTGATCGGACCTGCCATTGAAGAGTCGCTGCGCTTGAACGGCCCGGTCGAATTCAGTACGTCGAGATGGGCCGCAGAAGAAGTCGAATACGGCGGGAAAACCATCCATCGCGGCGATTTGGTGATTGTGGCCTTGAACGCTGCGAATCACGATCCTGAACAATTCGACCATCCCGAACTGTTCGATATTCACCGCGAAAAAAGTGCTCATTTGGCGTTTGGCAAAGGCATCCATTTTTGTCTGGGCGCCCCGCTCGCACGACTTGAAGGTCTTACGGCGATTGCGGGCTTATTGAAACGCTTCCCCGAAATGACACTTGTCGTTCCGGAAGATCAACTTGAATGGCGTCCGGGCATGATCGTCCGCGGCGTCAAAGAACTCCCCCTCAATCTTGAAAAATTGCAGCCTTAA